A stretch of Bacteroidota bacterium DNA encodes these proteins:
- a CDS encoding DUF4249 family protein → MKTTTFLLSILFAGFFISCGEAELDLDSSDYDPKIVVEGYLIPGQTPSNIRISRNFPLNKPIDLTSVSLPAAMVLITRQTDNRQINLTYDPLTMSYRYAGTDFVTDHATSYQLTVSAVIDGKPVTASASTTTPSAGFSILDSVIPTNHLSYSAQSPDGTDSVFSIPFSPSSGIDFYALSITAQDASIRSFIYSPVNRYEDIAEKDSSKVREDLNFRKYQSDAILNVPGSGLQKRDLEWFYFQFYGRYRIIMYAMDVNAKNYFLTHKDVQDFDGNFVEPRMAIEGDGIGVFGSVIADTVYFNVLRP, encoded by the coding sequence ATGAAAACCACCACTTTTCTTTTATCCATCCTTTTCGCCGGTTTTTTCATTTCATGCGGAGAGGCAGAACTGGATCTGGATTCTTCGGACTATGATCCAAAAATTGTTGTCGAGGGTTATTTAATTCCGGGACAGACACCTTCAAACATCCGGATTTCCCGAAACTTTCCTCTCAATAAACCCATCGACCTGACATCGGTTTCCTTGCCCGCTGCCATGGTCCTGATCACCCGTCAGACCGATAACCGGCAGATCAACCTGACGTATGATCCGTTAACGATGTCTTACCGGTATGCCGGAACCGATTTTGTGACCGACCATGCAACCTCCTACCAGTTAACCGTATCGGCAGTCATCGATGGTAAACCGGTGACCGCCTCGGCCTCAACCACCACACCCTCCGCTGGTTTCTCTATTCTGGATTCCGTCATTCCGACGAATCACCTATCTTACAGCGCACAGTCTCCGGATGGAACTGATTCCGTTTTCTCAATTCCGTTTTCCCCCTCTTCCGGAATCGATTTTTACGCCCTTAGCATCACCGCTCAGGATGCCAGCATCCGTTCATTCATCTATTCACCGGTAAACCGGTATGAGGATATTGCGGAGAAAGATTCATCCAAAGTCAGAGAGGATCTGAATTTCCGGAAATATCAGTCTGATGCCATTTTAAATGTGCCCGGATCAGGTCTTCAGAAACGGGACCTGGAATGGTTTTACTTCCAGTTTTATGGCCGGTACCGGATCATTATGTACGCCATGGATGTGAACGCCAAAAATTACTTTCTCACTCATAAAGATGTACAGGATTTTGATGGCAATTTTGTGGAGCCACGGATGGCCATTGAAGGGGATGGAATCGGGGTGTTCGGGTCGGTAATTGCTGATACGGTTTACTTCAATGTTCTCAGACCCTGA
- a CDS encoding response regulator transcription factor gives MNILIVEDESASAARLTRLLKSIDPELTILAVLESVEDSVQWVTEHGQPDLFFLDIQLADGLSFELFDYCEITAPVIFTTAFDEYILDAFRVTSIDYLMKPIERRDLERALDKWRKLEETAVSRHAQRILTLQQHQAETKTRYKTRFLVKKGIQSVSLPVQDIAGAVIKNQVVFLINRAGKRFLSDLTLDQFESLVNPADFFRINRQVILRSDSVLSMEPYFNSRLILKLIPGFEEDPIVARERVAAFKSWLDG, from the coding sequence ATGAATATTCTGATTGTGGAAGATGAATCTGCCAGTGCCGCACGGCTAACCCGTCTGCTGAAATCCATTGATCCGGAATTGACAATTCTGGCCGTGCTTGAAAGCGTGGAGGACAGTGTGCAATGGGTAACGGAACACGGTCAGCCAGATCTTTTCTTTCTGGATATTCAGTTAGCCGATGGTCTTTCCTTTGAACTGTTCGATTACTGTGAAATAACCGCCCCGGTTATTTTTACCACCGCTTTTGATGAATACATCCTTGATGCATTCCGGGTCACCAGCATCGATTATCTGATGAAACCCATTGAACGGCGCGATCTGGAACGAGCGCTGGATAAATGGCGGAAACTGGAGGAAACAGCCGTCAGCAGGCATGCTCAGCGGATTTTAACCCTTCAGCAACATCAGGCAGAAACCAAAACCCGATATAAAACCCGCTTTCTGGTAAAAAAGGGCATTCAGAGTGTCTCTCTTCCTGTTCAGGATATCGCCGGAGCGGTTATTAAAAATCAGGTGGTTTTTCTCATCAATCGTGCTGGTAAACGGTTTCTCTCCGATCTCACTCTCGATCAGTTCGAATCGCTGGTAAATCCGGCCGATTTCTTCAGGATAAACCGGCAGGTGATTCTCCGGTCCGATTCCGTTCTTTCCATGGAACCTTACTTCAACAGCCGCCTCATTTTGAAGCTGATCCCCGGTTTCGAGGAAGACCCCATCGTTGCCAGGGAGCGGGTTGCTGCTTTTAAATCCTGGCTGGATGGGTAG
- a CDS encoding Ig-like domain-containing protein encodes MARILSALLIPAFILLTGCEEATEPDTTPPVVTLTSPVNGAFLSGPTSISPVITDESAIRTVYFLVDGDTVATDTKAPFTFVWNVGFWADGNQHTLLIIAVDEANNSGQSNLISVTVSAEATLTIQPKAPSDGREHEENASVTFSWYPLQGSQEYQLEIDSDSLFSPADQTLSTTDTLFMVSSLASGPHYWRLRAKGMNGRLSTWSEKRVFFMGKAYWVLRLDRGRAEWINGLVETADGGALFIGPSFTDTTQIMEDWWYGKVSASGKVLWKKTLTQPKSDYGNAVLRTAGDEYLLFGGSSDPNRTMRLIKITESGGLIWDQTYGKTDSSSWGVNLVGLPTDASAALGGELNNKPAILKVDGSGAVQWSVQFPMVNAGSCYLSMRTDHVLIGTASHHLIFLSWSGSVQSQVEFPDSLLLRRPAILSGENGLLIPYLSNGKSGLLKTSATGTKNWSYMAPAGTELASFMDWFGNGIMVGGSRNGQCYLAVFSYTGSLLWEKELVPGRIGRIIRTASGGLYLSGTTHSNFRHPTSDFLIMKTDKNGNGLPTLAGRSTVLSTLFSRKPGHRNGDDLYPKK; translated from the coding sequence ATGGCCCGCATCCTGTCCGCCCTGTTAATCCCCGCGTTTATACTGCTCACCGGCTGCGAGGAAGCCACCGAACCGGATACCACCCCTCCCGTGGTCACCCTCACTTCACCGGTTAACGGTGCTTTTCTCTCGGGACCTACATCCATTTCACCAGTCATCACCGATGAATCCGCCATCAGGACGGTCTACTTTCTTGTGGATGGCGATACGGTTGCCACCGATACCAAAGCACCCTTCACATTTGTATGGAATGTGGGATTCTGGGCGGATGGAAACCAGCACACCCTTCTGATCATTGCGGTTGACGAAGCCAACAATTCAGGTCAGTCCAACCTGATCAGCGTGACCGTTTCTGCCGAGGCAACTCTGACGATTCAGCCTAAGGCACCATCCGATGGCAGGGAACACGAGGAGAATGCCTCCGTCACGTTTTCCTGGTATCCGTTGCAGGGTAGTCAGGAATATCAGCTCGAAATCGATTCCGATTCCCTTTTCTCACCGGCTGACCAAACTCTGTCCACCACCGACACCCTTTTCATGGTTTCTTCACTGGCATCGGGACCCCATTACTGGAGGCTCCGCGCAAAAGGCATGAACGGACGGCTGAGCACCTGGAGTGAAAAAAGGGTGTTTTTCATGGGAAAAGCCTATTGGGTCCTCCGGCTGGATCGCGGCCGGGCCGAATGGATTAACGGATTGGTTGAAACGGCCGATGGGGGCGCTCTTTTCATCGGGCCCTCCTTCACCGATACCACTCAGATCATGGAGGACTGGTGGTATGGAAAGGTTTCTGCATCGGGAAAGGTTTTATGGAAGAAAACACTCACACAGCCAAAATCAGATTATGGAAACGCCGTCCTGAGGACTGCCGGTGATGAGTACCTGTTGTTTGGAGGAAGCTCCGATCCAAACCGGACCATGAGACTGATAAAAATCACCGAGTCGGGCGGGCTGATCTGGGATCAGACGTATGGTAAGACCGATTCCAGTTCCTGGGGTGTCAATCTCGTGGGACTTCCCACCGATGCAAGTGCAGCGCTTGGAGGTGAACTGAACAATAAACCAGCCATTTTAAAAGTGGATGGGTCCGGTGCGGTTCAATGGTCCGTCCAGTTTCCCATGGTGAACGCAGGATCCTGTTACCTCTCCATGCGAACCGATCATGTTCTGATCGGGACCGCCTCCCATCACCTCATCTTTCTTTCCTGGTCCGGTTCAGTTCAATCGCAGGTGGAATTCCCTGATTCGCTCTTACTCAGACGGCCTGCCATTCTTTCCGGTGAGAACGGACTGCTGATTCCCTACCTGTCAAACGGGAAAAGCGGCCTGCTTAAAACCTCTGCCACTGGCACTAAAAACTGGTCCTATATGGCACCGGCCGGCACTGAACTGGCCTCCTTCATGGACTGGTTCGGCAATGGAATCATGGTGGGCGGGTCGAGGAATGGTCAATGCTATCTGGCCGTTTTTTCCTATACCGGATCCCTTTTGTGGGAGAAGGAATTGGTACCCGGCCGTATCGGACGGATTATCAGAACCGCTTCGGGCGGATTGTATCTCTCAGGAACCACTCACTCCAATTTCAGACATCCGACCTCGGATTTTCTGATAATGAAAACGGATAAAAACGGAAATGGATTGCCCACCTTAGCCGGTCGGAGCACGGTGCTTTCAACGCTGTTCAGCCGGAAACCAGGCCACCGGAACGGGGATGATCTGTATCCGAAGAAATAA
- a CDS encoding Crp/Fnr family transcriptional regulator, protein MIIPGFPNVPFPDLKRRLLSRGDFLLQAGSLQRSLWLVHSGIIRHFHVINGQEITRWIALPGSFTTSLRTFFYGWPADESLEVIADADVSELTHEGWSAWVDKHPVVKDYLIDVLLKDCIGYEDRIAGLIGKSATERYLSLMEQHPDWIRQVPLEYLAQLIGTTPRHLSRIRRELVRNRR, encoded by the coding sequence ATGATCATTCCCGGATTTCCCAATGTTCCGTTTCCAGATCTGAAGCGGCGGCTCCTTTCCCGTGGTGACTTTCTCTTGCAGGCTGGCAGCCTTCAGCGGTCTTTGTGGCTTGTTCATTCAGGGATTATCCGCCATTTTCATGTGATCAACGGACAGGAAATCACCCGGTGGATTGCGCTCCCCGGTTCCTTTACCACCAGCCTGAGGACCTTTTTTTACGGATGGCCGGCTGATGAGTCGCTCGAAGTTATTGCCGATGCCGATGTGTCAGAACTTACCCATGAGGGTTGGTCCGCCTGGGTGGACAAACACCCGGTGGTGAAGGATTATTTGATCGATGTGCTTCTGAAGGATTGTATCGGGTACGAAGACCGGATCGCCGGACTGATCGGGAAATCAGCCACTGAACGATACCTTTCCCTCATGGAACAACACCCGGATTGGATCCGGCAGGTACCTCTGGAATACCTTGCCCAGCTCATCGGCACCACCCCGCGTCATCTGAGCCGGATCCGGCGGGAACTGGTCAGGAACCGGCGGTAA
- a CDS encoding M4 family metallopeptidase, with amino-acid sequence MTVRLSMALAAVGVAATLQAQDLRVTDRSVESVASLDVDHQGQVVYIKPLASWAKASGEELASALKSVYGVEAELEPVMVLSEGMKTHTRVRQMVGGIPVEGAELIIHRDRHSAITGVTGSLHKVEHYTGALLDPADAVTRALSSFSQTTPWSWLNEDEEALLKEVTGNPAATYTPTASLVYAPVDGDPVNGFRPAYKLTLQSGADQPARWVVFVDAQTGAILNKYNSLHTTAAVGTGTSLYSGTVSINTDLVSGTYYMRDLSRKVETYDMKNKTSYTGVTLFTDTDNTWNTTTQKAGVDAHYGAAKTWDYYKLVHGRNSYDNLGTTIKSYVHYSTNYNNAYWNGSVMTYGDGDGTTFTPLVTLDVAGHEITHAVTEKTANLAYQNESGALNEAFSDIFGAAIEFYAKGASGNWLIGEACYTPATSGDALRSMSNPNAEGQPDTYQGTYWYTGTGDNGGVHYNSGVANFWFYLLSVGGSGTNDKGTAYSVTGIGITKAEKIAYRALSVYMTSSTNYAGARTATLNAATDLYGSASAEYTQVANAWAAVGVGTSGGGTPPPTSWNAYTEVESNGTTASANTLPATPVKVTAKIGSTTDNDYFKSSIKAASSMTIKLIPPSTKDYDLYILNSSGTQIAKSENGTGAAETLTIKNSGTTAATVYIRVKGYNSAYSTTLNYTVEVSQAASVAGIAGNGVEGQGTLSERFELLGNYPNPFNPSTTIRFVAPEKALATIRVYNLLGQEVAVALNEVVEAGTVNATFNAAGLPSGTYLYRVTMGQQTQSGKLTLMK; translated from the coding sequence ATGACTGTTCGTTTAAGCATGGCTCTGGCAGCGGTTGGAGTTGCTGCCACTTTACAGGCTCAGGATCTTCGGGTAACCGATCGGTCCGTTGAATCAGTAGCCTCCCTCGATGTTGATCATCAGGGTCAGGTTGTCTATATAAAACCACTCGCTTCCTGGGCAAAAGCCAGCGGAGAAGAACTGGCTTCGGCACTGAAGTCGGTTTACGGAGTTGAGGCTGAACTGGAACCGGTAATGGTTCTTTCCGAGGGCATGAAGACCCACACCCGTGTTCGTCAGATGGTGGGTGGAATTCCGGTTGAAGGGGCCGAACTGATTATTCATCGTGACCGGCACTCAGCCATTACCGGTGTGACCGGATCTCTTCATAAAGTGGAACACTACACCGGCGCTTTGCTCGACCCCGCCGATGCGGTCACCCGCGCACTTTCCTCCTTCAGCCAGACGACTCCCTGGTCCTGGTTAAATGAAGATGAGGAAGCCCTTCTGAAAGAAGTAACCGGAAATCCGGCTGCCACCTACACCCCTACTGCCTCACTGGTTTATGCACCGGTGGATGGCGACCCTGTGAACGGATTCCGGCCTGCCTATAAACTGACCCTTCAGTCCGGGGCTGATCAGCCTGCCCGTTGGGTGGTTTTTGTTGATGCACAGACGGGTGCCATTCTGAACAAGTACAACTCATTACATACCACCGCCGCCGTCGGAACAGGAACCTCGCTTTACAGCGGCACGGTCTCTATCAATACCGACCTGGTCAGCGGTACCTATTATATGCGTGATCTGTCGCGGAAGGTTGAAACCTATGATATGAAGAACAAAACTTCATACACAGGCGTGACTTTGTTCACCGATACCGATAACACCTGGAATACCACCACCCAGAAAGCCGGTGTGGATGCTCACTACGGGGCAGCCAAAACCTGGGATTACTATAAACTGGTTCACGGACGCAATTCCTATGACAATCTGGGAACCACCATCAAGTCCTACGTTCACTATTCCACCAATTATAACAATGCCTACTGGAATGGCTCGGTAATGACGTATGGGGATGGAGATGGCACCACTTTCACTCCGCTGGTCACGCTGGATGTGGCCGGCCATGAAATCACTCATGCGGTCACCGAAAAAACGGCCAATCTGGCTTATCAGAATGAATCGGGCGCACTGAACGAGGCCTTTTCTGATATTTTCGGCGCAGCCATCGAGTTCTATGCAAAAGGGGCTTCAGGAAACTGGCTGATCGGTGAGGCCTGCTATACACCGGCCACCAGCGGTGATGCACTGCGTTCCATGAGCAATCCGAATGCAGAAGGACAGCCCGATACCTATCAGGGAACCTACTGGTACACCGGAACCGGTGACAACGGAGGGGTTCACTACAATTCGGGCGTGGCCAATTTCTGGTTCTATCTGTTGTCGGTTGGCGGCAGCGGAACCAATGACAAAGGAACTGCCTATTCGGTAACCGGTATCGGAATTACAAAGGCAGAAAAGATTGCTTACCGTGCGTTGTCGGTTTATATGACCTCAAGCACCAATTATGCCGGAGCCCGCACCGCCACCCTGAATGCGGCCACCGACCTGTATGGATCTGCCTCTGCCGAATATACTCAGGTTGCCAATGCCTGGGCGGCTGTTGGAGTTGGCACCTCGGGCGGCGGAACCCCTCCTCCCACCAGTTGGAACGCCTACACGGAAGTGGAATCGAATGGAACCACCGCCTCGGCCAATACCCTTCCGGCCACTCCCGTTAAGGTTACTGCCAAAATCGGATCCACCACCGATAACGATTACTTCAAATCCAGCATCAAGGCTGCCAGTTCGATGACCATCAAGCTGATTCCGCCTTCAACAAAGGATTATGACCTGTATATTCTGAACAGCAGCGGTACCCAGATTGCCAAATCGGAAAACGGAACCGGTGCAGCCGAAACCCTTACTATTAAGAATTCCGGTACGACCGCAGCAACCGTTTACATCCGGGTTAAGGGATACAACAGCGCCTATTCCACCACGCTGAATTACACCGTTGAGGTATCTCAGGCTGCCTCGGTTGCCGGAATCGCCGGTAACGGAGTGGAAGGACAGGGAACGCTGTCTGAACGCTTCGAACTGCTGGGCAACTATCCGAATCCGTTCAACCCATCCACCACGATCCGCTTTGTTGCTCCCGAAAAAGCACTGGCCACCATCCGCGTGTATAACCTGCTTGGTCAGGAAGTGGCTGTGGCGTTGAATGAAGTGGTGGAAGCCGGAACAGTGAATGCCACCTTCAATGCGGCCGGATTGCCTTCCGGAACCTATCTGTACCGGGTTACCATGGGCCAGCAAACCCAGTCGGGTAAACTGACCCTGATGAAATAA
- a CDS encoding histidine kinase: MTFTAFILLFQIFLPGSSPGHSGSIVELGDSLVRATLDWPDQSPEGGFVFTAPDGRLTQTWVNELTDLEAVKRNKQLFLMIRWPDIKANKPVLYLEGILSGFSIYQNNRLIYPDSLLQKPETIRYNQFHIIPVDTTVKPIRLFLRLNFDHILELGSSRKLLAGDQTDILEHTIRYQQDSLVMAIANLLMGFTLLILANIILLSFLKFPRSIRKILVPFAWLFLVAAVDYLFTANYAFMPVSPIDFHPVVYAVVPLTIIYLLPVFYLIFFIRLYHAGWKQILWWMVGAHLILMLVTAVTLIDPTDFISIPILISELFIVLDFIFLLIILWQYRRSGSGIILTGISFLITFILVILDLSAMTGSQMENFSLYGIGFLLIAASYAFQVGQEYFRTHQIVETVQLELESQKARLSSLQETNMRIQVDALKSQINPHFLFNSFSTLLGLIEEKSEKAGPFVQELSNVYRYILLSKDKNLTELKSELEFLDAYTYLLKQRHQDGLHVEVDVPEAARDLKLPVLTLQLLVENATKHNIISVKKPLIIQIVWQSPGFLSVRNNLQRKPVMTLSTGMGLTNIRERYRFFTELPVEIHETSDRFTVTLPLLPAETPS, encoded by the coding sequence ATGACCTTTACCGCATTCATCTTACTCTTTCAGATTTTTTTACCGGGAAGCAGCCCGGGTCACTCCGGATCCATTGTGGAATTGGGTGACAGCCTCGTGCGGGCAACTCTTGACTGGCCGGATCAATCACCCGAAGGCGGGTTTGTTTTCACCGCACCCGATGGCAGGCTGACTCAAACGTGGGTAAATGAGCTCACCGATCTTGAAGCGGTCAAACGCAATAAACAGCTGTTTCTCATGATCCGGTGGCCGGATATAAAGGCCAATAAACCTGTGCTGTATCTGGAAGGAATCCTTTCCGGATTTTCCATTTATCAAAACAACCGGCTCATCTATCCGGATAGTTTGCTGCAAAAACCGGAAACCATCCGGTATAACCAGTTTCATATCATTCCAGTTGATACAACCGTAAAACCCATCCGGCTATTTCTGCGGCTGAATTTCGATCACATTCTCGAGCTGGGATCCTCCCGGAAATTATTGGCGGGCGATCAGACGGATATTCTTGAACACACAATCCGTTACCAGCAGGACAGTTTGGTTATGGCCATTGCCAATCTGCTGATGGGTTTCACTCTTCTCATTCTCGCAAACATTATTCTGCTCTCCTTTTTAAAATTCCCACGTTCCATCCGGAAAATTCTGGTTCCCTTTGCCTGGCTCTTCCTTGTTGCCGCAGTGGATTATCTCTTTACGGCCAACTATGCGTTTATGCCTGTCAGTCCCATCGATTTTCACCCGGTGGTTTATGCAGTGGTTCCATTGACGATCATTTATCTGCTGCCGGTCTTTTATCTGATTTTCTTCATCCGGTTGTACCATGCAGGCTGGAAACAGATTCTCTGGTGGATGGTGGGTGCGCATCTGATACTCATGCTGGTTACCGCTGTGACGCTCATCGATCCCACCGATTTTATTTCCATTCCCATATTAATCAGTGAATTGTTCATAGTTCTCGATTTCATTTTCCTGCTGATAATCCTCTGGCAATACCGCCGATCGGGATCCGGCATCATTCTCACCGGCATTTCCTTTCTCATCACCTTCATTCTGGTGATTCTGGATCTGAGTGCTATGACGGGTTCTCAGATGGAAAATTTCAGTCTGTACGGTATTGGATTTCTGCTGATTGCAGCCTCCTACGCCTTTCAGGTGGGACAGGAATATTTTCGTACGCACCAGATCGTGGAAACCGTTCAGCTGGAATTGGAAAGTCAGAAGGCGCGGCTTTCTTCTTTGCAGGAGACCAACATGCGTATTCAGGTGGATGCGCTGAAATCGCAGATCAATCCTCACTTCCTCTTTAATTCTTTCAGCACACTGCTGGGACTCATTGAAGAGAAATCTGAAAAAGCTGGACCCTTCGTTCAGGAACTCTCCAATGTGTACCGGTATATTCTGCTTAGCAAGGATAAAAATCTGACGGAGTTGAAAAGTGAACTGGAATTTCTGGATGCGTACACCTACCTGCTGAAACAACGGCATCAGGATGGATTGCATGTTGAGGTAGATGTCCCGGAGGCAGCCCGGGACTTAAAACTGCCCGTACTGACGCTGCAATTACTGGTTGAAAATGCCACGAAACACAACATTATTTCCGTGAAAAAACCCCTGATTATTCAGATAGTCTGGCAATCGCCCGGATTTCTTTCTGTGAGGAACAATCTCCAGCGAAAACCGGTGATGACGCTCTCCACCGGTATGGGACTGACGAACATCAGGGAACGTTACCGCTTTTTCACAGAATTGCCTGTGGAAATTCACGAAACAAGTGACCGTTTTACTGTTACGCTTCCGCTTTTACCTGCAGAGACCCCGTCATGA
- a CDS encoding TonB-dependent receptor — protein MRSFFLILFLAFHGATSQAQAPGQGTISGFVYDAGTGEALVSASVLIMGTTKGTTTNSSGFFSLAGLPEEQVTLYVRFLGYKAAKVPVTVRSGVPNRVTIRLDLEGIVMEEVLVTADSIDAGRKLFEKPVSNLELTGLEIKQLPAVVESDLMRSLQTLPGIVSASDFSSQVYVRGGTPDQNLYMIDGADVYNPEHAFGLFSTFNTDAIKTVTLSKGGFGAQYGGRLSSVLDITHLDGNRSKLTGTTTISLLAAKTTLQTPLGNWGSMSGSFRRTYFDVTLAKLKSLKNKVPDYYFYDGNLKLFAEINETNKLTVSWFSGRDFLDISFNPESQSSDGVNYEWGNKTASVKWLTLFNSSIFANFWITASRFDSDFRLKQIKVAETNEMNDLTLKGNLEWAVNANWNLLFGFENKWMKPRYTHEFQDGLIDIDRDRVHQSVYSQASWKPADEWVVEGGLRLDRFAAEQDFVDVSPRYSVKYQFDAVQSVKLAGGVYRQYLHRIPRFFIGDIWITSDSNIKPSTSVHTVFAYERALDYGFTFQAETFYKTYTNLNSFKKFVVTDIQGDGRTENGKTWYRNTRNLFDTGDGNTRGIELFLKKDGGMVTGWLAYSWSSTDWKFKNINRNEPFNPRHDRSHTVNLVLNTEPGKWWAPLWGRQYEAGNSKWLLGFNLVYSTGQPITTPGSAYLSGDLPDSGDDGLSDGGGNIGFSLYPGEINAYRLPAYIRADLSLIWERKYERFTLAPYIQIYNLGGRQNIWFVNYEDDSKSPDTIKPKYTAVNMFPFLPTVGLTITF, from the coding sequence ATGCGTTCATTTTTTCTGATCCTGTTTTTGGCATTCCATGGGGCGACCAGCCAGGCCCAGGCACCCGGGCAGGGGACCATTTCAGGATTTGTCTATGATGCCGGAACCGGAGAGGCCCTGGTCAGCGCTTCGGTCCTGATCATGGGTACAACCAAAGGAACCACCACCAATTCATCTGGATTCTTTTCCCTGGCTGGTTTACCCGAAGAGCAGGTCACCTTGTATGTCCGTTTTCTTGGTTATAAAGCGGCAAAAGTGCCGGTTACGGTCCGTAGCGGAGTTCCAAACCGGGTTACCATCCGGCTTGATCTGGAAGGAATTGTCATGGAGGAAGTACTGGTCACGGCAGATTCCATCGATGCCGGCCGGAAATTGTTTGAAAAACCCGTATCGAACCTTGAGCTTACCGGGCTGGAAATCAAGCAGCTTCCAGCCGTTGTGGAATCAGACCTGATGCGTTCTCTGCAAACATTACCTGGTATTGTATCGGCTTCCGATTTTTCTTCTCAGGTTTATGTTCGCGGTGGGACACCCGACCAGAATCTGTATATGATTGATGGAGCCGATGTGTACAACCCGGAACATGCCTTCGGCCTTTTTTCGACGTTCAACACCGATGCCATCAAAACCGTCACCCTTTCCAAGGGCGGATTCGGCGCTCAGTATGGCGGACGGCTTTCCTCGGTTCTGGATATCACCCATCTGGATGGCAACCGTTCCAAATTGACCGGAACCACCACAATCAGTTTGCTGGCTGCCAAGACCACACTTCAGACCCCGCTCGGAAACTGGGGTAGCATGTCTGGATCCTTCAGGCGCACCTATTTTGATGTTACGCTTGCGAAACTGAAAAGCCTGAAGAACAAGGTTCCCGATTATTATTTCTATGACGGAAATCTGAAACTGTTTGCCGAAATCAATGAAACGAATAAACTGACCGTGTCCTGGTTTTCAGGCCGTGATTTTCTGGATATCAGTTTCAATCCGGAATCTCAATCCTCAGACGGTGTTAATTACGAATGGGGAAATAAAACAGCTTCCGTGAAATGGCTGACTTTATTCAACTCATCCATTTTTGCCAATTTCTGGATAACAGCCAGCCGGTTCGATTCCGATTTCCGACTGAAGCAGATCAAAGTAGCAGAAACCAATGAGATGAATGACCTGACACTGAAGGGTAATCTGGAATGGGCAGTGAATGCCAACTGGAATTTACTGTTTGGCTTCGAAAATAAATGGATGAAACCACGGTACACACACGAATTTCAGGATGGATTGATCGACATCGATCGGGACCGGGTGCATCAGTCTGTGTATTCTCAGGCCTCCTGGAAACCGGCAGATGAGTGGGTGGTGGAAGGAGGCTTGCGTCTGGACCGGTTTGCCGCTGAGCAGGATTTTGTGGATGTATCGCCGCGGTACAGCGTTAAATACCAATTCGATGCAGTTCAATCGGTAAAACTGGCCGGGGGTGTGTACCGTCAGTATCTGCACCGGATTCCCCGATTTTTCATCGGCGATATCTGGATCACTTCCGATTCAAACATCAAACCATCCACATCCGTTCATACCGTTTTTGCCTATGAACGTGCACTGGATTATGGATTCACCTTTCAGGCAGAAACATTTTATAAAACCTACACGAATCTGAATTCCTTCAAGAAATTTGTGGTGACCGATATTCAGGGTGACGGACGAACCGAAAATGGAAAAACCTGGTACCGGAATACCAGAAATTTGTTCGACACGGGTGATGGCAATACCCGGGGTATTGAACTGTTTCTGAAAAAGGATGGGGGTATGGTTACCGGTTGGTTGGCCTATTCATGGTCTTCCACCGACTGGAAATTTAAGAATATCAACCGGAATGAACCATTTAATCCGCGTCACGACCGAAGTCACACCGTCAATCTGGTGCTGAATACAGAACCCGGAAAATGGTGGGCCCCACTGTGGGGTAGGCAATATGAAGCCGGTAACAGCAAATGGTTGCTAGGGTTTAACCTCGTCTATTCCACCGGCCAGCCGATCACCACTCCGGGCTCTGCTTATCTGAGCGGTGATTTACCCGATTCCGGCGATGACGGATTGAGTGATGGTGGCGGGAATATCGGATTCTCCTTGTATCCCGGCGAAATAAACGCTTACCGGTTACCAGCCTACATCCGTGCCGATCTGAGCCTCATCTGGGAAAGGAAATACGAGAGATTCACACTGGCGCCTTACATCCAGATCTACAATCTCGGCGGCCGGCAGAATATCTGGTTTGTGAATTATGAAGATGATTCCAAATCGCCTGATACCATTAAGCCTAAATATACAGCCGTTAACATGTTTCCTTTTTTACCCACCGTTGGGTTAACCATCACTTTTTAA